From a single Lentisphaera profundi genomic region:
- a CDS encoding thioredoxin family protein → MRVLIFTLFLLLMSCSTDIHNYEEMKLSSHMQNMFPDGISNVDNEKADLRLLQDKALALYFTSSNNPQSPEFERLLSDMVIKYDYRLAVVVVNVGPSYEDFLEQVEKYGSDFFIVSDKRAKSLRSEYKIMTAPTLIVFGRNGKLIDEDGVESLVNDYPRIPVAWE, encoded by the coding sequence ATGAGAGTTTTAATTTTCACCCTGTTTTTATTGTTGATGTCCTGTTCGACGGATATTCATAATTATGAAGAAATGAAATTGTCTTCGCATATGCAAAATATGTTTCCCGATGGAATTAGTAATGTAGATAACGAAAAAGCTGATTTGCGACTATTGCAAGATAAAGCTTTAGCCTTGTATTTCACCTCTAGCAATAACCCTCAATCACCTGAGTTTGAGCGTTTGCTCAGTGACATGGTAATTAAGTATGATTATCGTTTGGCTGTAGTTGTAGTCAATGTGGGTCCTTCTTATGAAGATTTTTTAGAACAGGTTGAAAAGTACGGTTCTGATTTTTTTATCGTATCAGATAAAAGAGCTAAATCTTTAAGATCTGAATACAAAATCATGACTGCGCCAACATTAATAGTTTTTGGTAGGAATGGGAAATTAATTGATGAAGACGGTGTAGAATCCTTGGTCAATGATTATCCTCGAATTCCAGTCGCATGGGAGTAA
- a CDS encoding peptidylprolyl isomerase yields MKYIKILIFFSLLVACGSNDKKTEAKEEVRSDKVSKKAIETYAHPVVKISTSKGVMIAELYEDKAPNTVANFVSLVESGYYQDMHFHRVIKGFMAQGGCPYSRTNDKSRKRPGTGGPGYSFNNETHPQLRHTQKGILSMANSGPHTNGSQFFMLFKESSFLNGSYNVFGRIIEGLDVLDKIEAIGAKKDGLPLKERVTFSITLIQKNDHPYKVIKNSNN; encoded by the coding sequence ATGAAATATATTAAGATATTGATTTTCTTTAGTTTATTAGTTGCTTGTGGTAGTAATGATAAAAAAACTGAAGCAAAAGAAGAAGTGAGAAGTGATAAAGTTTCTAAGAAAGCGATCGAAACCTATGCCCATCCAGTAGTCAAGATTAGCACATCAAAAGGTGTCATGATTGCAGAACTTTATGAAGATAAGGCGCCGAATACGGTAGCAAATTTTGTGAGTTTAGTCGAGAGTGGCTACTATCAAGATATGCATTTTCATCGTGTGATCAAAGGCTTTATGGCTCAGGGAGGTTGTCCCTATTCCCGAACTAATGATAAAAGCCGTAAGCGCCCTGGTACTGGTGGACCTGGCTATTCGTTTAACAACGAAACACATCCACAATTACGACATACTCAGAAAGGAATACTTTCTATGGCAAATTCAGGCCCGCATACAAATGGCAGTCAATTTTTCATGCTTTTTAAGGAATCAAGTTTTTTGAATGGTAGCTATAATGTTTTTGGTCGAATTATAGAAGGCTTAGATGTTTTAGATAAGATAGAAGCCATAGGCGCTAAAAAAGATGGCTTGCCATTAAAAGAAAGAGTGACTTTCTCGATTACGCTCATTCAGAAAAATGATCATCCCTATAAAGTAATTAAAAATTCAAATAACTGA
- a CDS encoding peptidylprolyl isomerase codes for MRIIKFLILLSLFVACERDEKLILPKAESQAKIEVQGEATLPTKVESSDSTQKAIGAYEHPRVKISTSKGDMVAELYEDKAPNTVANFVTLVESGFYKDMNFHRVIKGFMAQGGCPHSRSGTDSGQPGTGGPGYSINNEMHPQLLHNQRGILSMANSGPNTNGSQFFILFKESKFLNGGYSVYGRVIEGLNVLDKIETIGARRDGLPLQEQVTFSITLIQKNDHPYKVIKN; via the coding sequence ATGCGCATTATAAAATTTTTGATTTTACTTAGTTTATTTGTGGCGTGCGAGAGAGATGAAAAATTAATTTTGCCAAAAGCGGAGTCACAAGCAAAAATTGAAGTACAAGGAGAAGCTACGCTCCCAACAAAAGTTGAATCAAGTGATAGCACTCAAAAAGCCATTGGAGCTTATGAGCATCCTCGGGTAAAAATCAGTACATCAAAGGGTGACATGGTTGCCGAGCTTTATGAAGATAAAGCACCTAATACGGTGGCAAACTTTGTGACTTTAGTGGAAAGTGGTTTTTATAAAGATATGAATTTTCATCGGGTTATTAAAGGCTTCATGGCTCAAGGAGGGTGTCCCCATTCTCGTTCAGGTACTGATAGTGGACAGCCAGGAACTGGTGGTCCAGGTTATTCTATTAATAACGAAATGCACCCGCAGCTCCTCCATAATCAGAGAGGAATACTTTCTATGGCAAATTCTGGGCCCAATACAAATGGGAGCCAGTTTTTTATTCTCTTTAAAGAATCGAAATTTTTGAATGGCGGCTACAGTGTTTATGGCCGTGTTATAGAAGGTCTAAATGTTTTAGATAAGATCGAAACTATAGGCGCTAGAAGAGATGGCTTGCCCTTACAAGAGCAAGTTACCTTCTCGATCACACTCATTCAGAAAAATGATCACCCCTACAAAGTAATTAAAAATTAA
- a CDS encoding peptidylprolyl isomerase codes for MANPRVKIITDKGTMIAELYEDKAPNTVANMITLAEAGFYKDLRFHRILKGFMAQGGCPNTKKGKESGSPGTGGPGYTFDNEHHAEAKHDARGILSMANAGPNTNGSQFFVCFGETAFLDGGYTVFGKVVEGLEVIDALEAVGSAQDPIPPSEKVFFSIEVDSKDDKDYKVNKNA; via the coding sequence ATGGCCAATCCTCGTGTAAAAATCATTACCGATAAGGGTACAATGATTGCCGAACTTTATGAAGATAAAGCTCCTAATACAGTCGCTAATATGATCACATTAGCTGAAGCAGGTTTTTACAAAGACTTGCGTTTTCATCGTATTTTAAAAGGCTTCATGGCTCAGGGCGGTTGCCCAAATACTAAAAAAGGTAAAGAATCAGGATCTCCTGGTACTGGTGGACCCGGTTATACTTTTGATAATGAGCACCATGCAGAAGCGAAGCACGATGCTCGTGGTATTCTTTCTATGGCAAATGCCGGACCTAATACGAATGGTAGTCAGTTCTTCGTTTGTTTTGGTGAGACTGCGTTTCTCGATGGTGGATATACTGTCTTCGGTAAAGTTGTAGAAGGCCTAGAAGTTATCGATGCACTCGAAGCAGTCGGTTCAGCTCAGGATCCAATCCCACCATCTGAAAAGGTTTTCTTCTCAATTGAAGTTGATTCAAAAGATGACAAAGATTACAAAGTGAATAAAAACGCTTAA
- a CDS encoding metallophosphoesterase yields MDQSSLEARSLRELKQAKKGDSLKKRLIKSLVNLSGLGSKGLKNALELQVRDYNWRFPALPREAVGMRLLHLSDTHLDGVPGLVDKLIEKLDGLEFDLVVWTGDFRYDKGVFDELCLEPTYQLARYLKNRSRVLAVPGNHDCSQTLESLEVLGIEVLLNSGLEYRAGFFIAGVDDPHYYRTDDLKLALRKKKENDFTMLLAHSPEIIEEAAARRIDFYLCGHTHGGQVCFPLVGMIYWGARCARKFASGKFNYGKMQGYTHRGTGSSNSPIRFNCPPEIVIHQLGV; encoded by the coding sequence ATGGATCAAAGCAGTCTTGAAGCTCGTAGCTTACGCGAACTTAAACAAGCAAAAAAAGGTGACTCGCTTAAAAAACGATTAATCAAGAGCTTGGTAAATTTAAGTGGCTTAGGCTCAAAAGGTTTAAAAAATGCTTTAGAACTTCAAGTCCGCGACTACAATTGGCGCTTTCCAGCACTTCCACGAGAAGCAGTTGGGATGCGCCTTTTGCATTTAAGTGATACACATCTAGATGGTGTGCCAGGTTTAGTGGACAAATTGATCGAGAAACTTGATGGTCTTGAGTTTGATCTAGTGGTGTGGACCGGAGATTTTCGTTATGATAAAGGTGTATTTGATGAGCTTTGTCTTGAACCCACATACCAATTGGCGAGGTATTTAAAAAATCGTAGCCGTGTTTTAGCGGTACCTGGGAACCATGATTGTAGTCAAACATTAGAAAGTTTAGAAGTCTTGGGTATTGAAGTTTTACTCAATAGTGGTTTGGAGTACAGGGCGGGTTTTTTTATTGCCGGAGTCGATGATCCGCATTACTATAGGACAGATGATTTGAAACTTGCTTTACGAAAGAAAAAAGAAAATGATTTCACTATGCTTTTAGCTCATAGTCCAGAGATCATTGAAGAAGCAGCTGCCAGAAGAATAGATTTTTATTTGTGTGGGCATACGCATGGTGGTCAGGTTTGTTTTCCGCTTGTAGGGATGATTTACTGGGGTGCACGATGTGCAAGGAAGTTTGCCAGTGGGAAATTTAACTACGGAAAAATGCAGGGCTATACTCACCGAGGAACAGGATCGTCCAATTCCCCTATTCGTTTTAATTGCCCACCAGAAATAGTTATACATCAACTAGGAGTATGA